TGTCAGACACTCGCACGACCGTCGTCGGACGGTAGTCGCCCGCCTACCGTCGGGACTCGCGGGATCGCGGCGCCGTCGCTGACGAGCGCGAGAGCGGCTGAGGGGAGTAAGCCCCCTTCTGTTCGGCCCGACATTCGGCTGAGCGTCCGCGTCGGTCGCGGGGCGCGTGCCCCGGTCGCTCGCGCGAGGCGCGAGCACCCGGACTACCATCGGGGCGGCCGCCGCGGCCGCCCGTCGACGCGGACTTGCACCGGCGAGGATTCGCCGTTCCATCCGTTCCCGCCCGTCTCGCGGCGTGAACCACGGCCCTCGGTGGGTTAGCTCCCTTCCCTCTCGGGTCGGTTCGCCCGCCCGCGGCGTCGCCGCGGGCGGTCGCGGCGACCGTTTCGGTCGCCGCGCGCACCTCATCGGTCGGGGCGGGGGGTCTCGTTGCTGTTCCAGAGCCAGCCGTCTCCGACTCCGGGCTTGCGCCCGGTCGCCCGTCCGGGGGTGGGGGGACTTTCCTCATGCGCCGTCGCCCGAGAGGGTCGAGCGCACGGGGGTCGGGCTCCCTCTGCCGATCCGAGGTACGCCGGTCCCTCGGATAAAGCGTTCGGGGCCGCGACGGGCGTGCGTGAGCCGGTCGCACGGGCACGCGTGAGACGGCCGCGATCGGTCGCGTCGCCGCCCCTTCGAAGATAGCGTGTGAGTAACCCGCATGAAGAGGGAAGACTTCAAGTTAGCACGGGCCCCAGCAGAGGTATGTCCGAAGCGAAGACCGCGCAGCTCACCTACGAGGACGGTGCACGCGCGGTCGAGCTCGCCCGGGAGTCGGTCGAGGCGTACGTACTTCAGGGCCAGCGCGAACAGCCGGGTAGCATGCGCGACGCCTTCTACGCGCGAACCGGGGCGTTCGTCCGACTCCAGTCGACGCGGGGCAGAGGGCGGATGCGCGGCTGTGCGGGGTCGTATCGGGGGAAAGACCAGCTCGGCCACGCCATCGTCGAGGCGGCGATCAAGGCGGCCTCCGACGACACCGGCGGCTCCGAACTCGAACCGAAGGAACTGGACTCCGTTCTCGTCTCGACGTACGTCGTCTCCGAGGTCACGCTCACCAACGACCCGGTGGCCGACCTCGAACTCGGCCGCCACGGCGTCGCCATCGACCACAACGGCCACCACGGCTGGCTCTACCCGACGATCCCCGTCGAGAACGACTGGAGCAAGGAGCGCTACCTCTCGCGCGTCTGCCGCAAGGCGGGCCTCTCGCCGATGGCCTGGCAGGACGACGACACCATGGTGACGCTCATCGACGGCCAGGTGTTCCGCGAGCGCCGCGACGGCGGCAGCGTCGAGCAGCTGTAGCGAGGATCGACCGCGACGACGCTCGCTAACTGATTCGAGAAGCCGAAGGCTCACGCCCCGTTGCGTCTCCGCATCTCGACCTGTTCACGTATCCCCCGCCGAATCCGACGTTATTCCCCGCCGAACCCGACCTGCGTCGCGTCCGCCAGCGCCCGCCCGGCGGCGTCGTCGATGTCGAACTCCCGGACGACCTCGCCGTCGCGGATCAGCGGCTCCATGAGCGACTCGCCGTCAGCCGGACCGTCGCGGCCGCGCAGGCCGACGTGGTGGCCGCCGTCGGGGGTGCGGTACACCTCCTTGGTTCCGGAGAGTTTCCCGCGCTTGGCCGCGGGCTCGCCGTCGACCTCGACGATGTCGAGCGCGAAGTCGACGGGGTCGGCGTTGGAGACGTGGCCGCCGACGCCGAAGCCGTCGGCGACGTCCCGGAGCCGGGTGAGCTCCGCGGGGCCGAGCCCGCCCGAGAGGAACACGTCGACGTCGCCGTAGCCGCGGGCCTCGAGTTCCCATCGCACCTCGCGGACGATGTGGCGGAAGTCGCCGCGGCGGGAACCGGTGGTGTCGAGGCGGACGCCGTCGAGGCGGTCGCCGAGCGTCTCGACGGCCCGGATCACCTCCTCCTTCTCGTCGGAGTAGGTGTCACACAGGGCGATCCGCGGCACGGACTCTGGAACGGCCTCGTCGAACGCGCGCCAGGCGTCCGCCTGGTTGCCGCGGCCGAAGCAGATGAGCAGCGCGTGGGGCATCGTCCCCGACGGCTCCCGGCCGAGCACTTCGCCGGCGGCGACGTGCGAGAAGCCGTCGAGGCCTCCCACGAGCGCGCTGCGCTCGACCATCGCGGCGATCGAGGGATGGACGTGGCGCGCGCCGAAGGAGAGCACGTTCGAGTCGGGCGCGGCGCGGCGACACTCCAGCGCGGCGGTGGCGACCCCGGAGGCGTGCGAGAGGAAGCCCAGCAGCGAGGTCTCCAGGGCCGCGAACTCCAGGTACGTCCCCTCGATCCGCAGGACCGGGCCGCCGTCGAACATGGTCCCCTCCGGCAAGGCGTCGGCGTCCACGTCGTGACCCGCGAGGAGCGCCGCGGCGTCCTTCACGCCCGCCAGCAGCTCGAAGTCGCCGTCGGGGAACTGGTCGGCGGTCACCTCGGCGACGACGTGCGGGTTCCGGTCGGCGTGGCGCAGCGTCTCGACGGTCCGGTCGAAGTACGCGTCCGTCGCCGACCCGTCGCGGACGGCGTCGGCCCCGACGATGTCGAACGCGGGGGGCGAGGAGGTCATGGTCCCGGATTCGCCGCGGCGACGCAAAAAGTCACGCCATCCGCCCGACGCGGTGCGGCCGTCGCAGGTCGGTCAGCCGGGCGGGTCGCGGACGGCGTCGAGGGCGCTCACGGTCGGGGCGTTCGTGATCACGACAGTTCTTCGGTCGCGCTCGATGCGGAAGGCGTCCGCGAACGGCCCGTCGGGCACCCGATACATGCCGGCCTCGCGGTCGACGACGCGGGCGCCCAGCCGGAGCTGGAGCATCGCGCGGTAGGACCGCCGGAACTCGACGGCCTCCGCGACGCTGTCGAACCGGATCGCCCAGACGTAGCCGTAGGCGGCGTGCTCCCCGTCGCCGCGGCGGTACGGGACGAGGCGGTCGCCCGCCCAGCCATCTGAGGGGCCGGCGGTGTAGTTCCGCGTCGAGTACGGCAGGTCGTCGGCGAGGTGATCCCCGCCGGCGTAGTCGTTGTACCAGAACGTCGCGAACAGCCCCGCCTCCCCGAGCCGCTCGGTCGGCCGGTCGAGATCGAACCGCGACCAGCGCCCGCCCGACCGGTCGGGGACCGTGACCTCCTCGGGGCGGTCCGCGGGGTAGCGCTCGGGGTGGATCGTCTGCTCGGTCGAGACGGGCCGGTCGTCGTAGGCGTCGTTCACCGCGGCCCACCCGTCGCGCTCTCGGAGGCGGTGGACGAACGCCGGGCCGTCGGCGTACGGCTGGTAGACGTACGTGAACAGGCCCTGGTTCACCGGCTCGCCCCCGCCCCCGCCGCCGGCGCGCTCGGGGCGCGGGACGCACGCCCAGCCGACGGCGCCGGTCGCGGTCTCGTTGCCGGGGCCGGCCGCGCATCGGTCGAGATAGCGCGTCTCGACGTAGCGGGCGTCGCCCTCGGTGAGGCCGTTGTGCGCGAGGCCGGCGTCGCGCGTGCGGGTGCCGACGAAGCCGAAGTGCTGGTCCTGCAGCGCGTGGACCAGTTCGTGTGCCAGCGTCGCGCGATCGATCCGGGGCTCGTCGGCGTCCGAAACGACGACGATCCGGTCCTCCGAGGGCGTGTAGTACCCCTGGACCGATCCGCCGTACAGCGCGTCGAACTCCCGGGCGACGTCGCGGTCCTCGCCGACGATCAGCGCCGCCTCCCACACCTGGTTGTGCCAGGCGCCGTACCCGTCGGAACGGTCGCCGCCGAACACGGAGCGCTCGCGGTACTCGGCTCGGGAGATCACCTCCACCGGCACGCGCTCGCGGAACTCCAGCCCGCGGATCCGCTCGATCCGCGCCATCGTCCGGGCGACGAGCGCCTCGCGCTCGGCGGCGTCGAGGCCGTCGCTCTGGTTCACGTCGATCGACTCGTTCCACCAGACGCCCGCCTCCCAGCCGAGGCGATCGCTGGGCGGGTCCTCGGGGTACGACCAGTCGTCGCCCGGAGACGGGACGGCGGTGGGGGCGCTACAGCCGGCGAGCGCGAGCATCGCGGCCATCAGGACGGGAAACGCGGCGCGCACGGTCGTCCTCGGAGCCAGGAGAGCCGACGCGAAAAGCGTTCGGCCGGCGCCGACGGGAGCGACGACTCGGGAATCTTCGCGAGGACGGAACCACGGAACCCCGCCGCGCGGTGGCCGCGTCAGCGCCGTCGTCGGGCCAGCAGCCCCGCGAACGCGACCGCGACGGCGGCGACGCCGAAGCCGAACCCGGCGCCGCCGACCTCGGTCGTGCCGGAGGTGTCGTCGCCGGCGGCCGCGTTGTCGCCGCTGTCGTCGCCGGCGTTGTCGCCGCCGTCACCCGCGTCGGTGTCGGAGGGCGTTGCCGTCGCGTCGGCCCCGTCGCCGTTCTCCGCGGTGTCCGTGTCGGCGGGTTCCAGGGAGGGACGGATGTCCCGCACGTCGTCGACGGTGGGCCCGTTCACGATCGTGACCCGCTCGCCGTCGAGGCGGACGAGGAACGCGTCCTCGAAGGGCCCGTCGGGGACGACGTAGTAGCCCTCGCCGGTCTCGCGCACGTCGTGGGCGTCGAGCATCCGAAGGTACGTGTCGTGGAACTCGCGCGCGTCCGCCTCGGTGTCCCACTCGGTGAGCCACACGTAGCCGTACTCGGCGTCGTCGCCCTCGCCGTTCCGGTACGGGAACAGCCGGTCGTTGGCCCAGCCGCTCGACGGCTCGGCGTCGTAGTTGTACGTGTCGTACGGGCCGCTCGTCTGGAACAGCCCGTTGGGGTTGATCGTGTCGGCGCGGTACTCGCGCGCCTGGTACCAGAACATCGCGTAGATCGACGCCTCGCCGACGGTGTCGGAGCCGTTCTGGCCGAGCTGCGGGTTCTCGCGCGGGAACGTGCTCCAGCCGTTGGTCCCCTCGTCGTCGAACTCGATGGGCCGCGGCGTCTCGTCTGTCCGGTGGATCACCTGCTCGGAGGAGACCGGCGGGTCCCGGAACCGCTCCTCGAAGGCGTCCCAGCCGCCCTCCTCGACGATCTCGTTCACGTACACCGGACCGTCGGAGTAGGGGTTGAGCAGCGTGAGCAGGATGCCGAGGTTCGGCCCGTTGCCGCCCCCGCCGCCGCCCCCGCTCGCCTGCGGCGTGTCGACGCACTCCCACTCGTCGCCGCAGCGCTGGGCGTAGTTCGTCTCGATGTAGTTCGCCTCCCCCTCGACGACGCCGTCGACGGCGAGGTCACCGTCCTGCGTGGAGGCGCGGTACGTCTCGTTCGTCAGGTCGTAGCGCTGGTCCTGGAGGGCGTGGACCAGCTCGTGGATCAGCGTCGCGTTGTTGATCGTCGGCGAGTCCGGGGAGTCGGTGACGATCGTGATCTGGTCTTGCGCCGGCGAATAGAAGCCGAGCACCGAGGAGCCGGCTGTCTCGCCGATCGCGTCGCCGGAGCCGGTCGACTCGCCGACGATGAACAGGCCCTCCCACACCTGGTCGTTCCAGCGGTTGTACTCGGTGCGGTTCGCGTTGGGACCGCCGCCGCTCCGGTTCCGGTACTCCTCGCGGGAGATGACCGACACCGGGACGTCGCCGTCGAACTCGGCGTCGCGGAGGTACTCGACGCGGGCCATCCCGCGCGCGACGTACGCGTCGAGCTCCTCGTCGCTCAGCCCGTCGGACTGGTCGACGTCGATGCTCTCGTTGTGCCAGTAGCCGCCTTCCCACCCGATCACGTCGGAGTCGGGGTCGGGCGGGGCCTCCTGTTGTGCAGCGGTCGCGCTCCCGTTCGCGAGCCGGTCGGTCCCCGCGTCCGCCGCGGGGGGCGTCGCCACCGCGAGCGGTGCCGCCGCGGCGGTACACACGAGCGCGAGCGCGAACACGAGGGCGGCGAGGCGCGAGAGCGGGTGCGGGGCCGATCGTCGCATACCTCCGCATGGGTCTGGGGGTAGAAGTACCTTGTCCGCGTGCCGGAGGGAGACAAATCGACGGAGCCGCCCGCCGATCGGTTTTGTGATCCCGGCCCGAAGCGTCGGGCATGGCCCCTGACCAGGACGCGTTCGATCCGGACCGAACCGCCGTCGTCGTCGTCGACATGCAGAACGGCTTCTGTCACCCCGACGGGAGCCTCTATGCCGAACCCAGCGAGACGGCCATCGACCCCGTCGGGACGCTCGTCGAGCGCGCGACCGACGCCGGCGCACCGGTGGTCTACACCCGCGACGTACACCCGCCCGAGCAGTTCGAGGACGCCCACTACTACGACGAGTTCGACCGCTGGGGCGAGCACGTCGTCGAGGGAAGCTGGGACGCGGAACTGATCGACGACCTCCCGGCCGAGGACGCCGACCACGTCGTCGAGAAGCACACCTACGACGCCTTCTACCGCACCGACCTGGAGGGGTGGCTCGACGCCCACGGCGTCGACGACCTGCTGATCTGCGGGACGCTCGCGAACGTCTGCGTCCTCCACACCGCGGGCTCGGCAGGACTGCGTGATTATCGGCCGGTCGTGATCGAGGACGCGCTCGGGTACATCACCGAGGACCACCGCGAGTACGCCGTCGAGCACGCCGACTGGCTGTTCGGCGAGACGGCGACGTTGGAGGACGTGGCGTTCGTGTAGCGCCCGTCCGCCGGTCGGCGACCGCGGCTGCGACCCGACCCGCGACGGGTTACTCCTCGTCCGCCGATTCGTCCCAGCCTTCGGGGTACAGCGTCCCCGGATCCGCGAGCGAGAACACG
This genomic stretch from Halobaculum roseum harbors:
- a CDS encoding TIGR00296 family protein: MSEAKTAQLTYEDGARAVELARESVEAYVLQGQREQPGSMRDAFYARTGAFVRLQSTRGRGRMRGCAGSYRGKDQLGHAIVEAAIKAASDDTGGSELEPKELDSVLVSTYVVSEVTLTNDPVADLELGRHGVAIDHNGHHGWLYPTIPVENDWSKERYLSRVCRKAGLSPMAWQDDDTMVTLIDGQVFRERRDGGSVEQL
- a CDS encoding nicotinate phosphoribosyltransferase, whose protein sequence is MTSSPPAFDIVGADAVRDGSATDAYFDRTVETLRHADRNPHVVAEVTADQFPDGDFELLAGVKDAAALLAGHDVDADALPEGTMFDGGPVLRIEGTYLEFAALETSLLGFLSHASGVATAALECRRAAPDSNVLSFGARHVHPSIAAMVERSALVGGLDGFSHVAAGEVLGREPSGTMPHALLICFGRGNQADAWRAFDEAVPESVPRIALCDTYSDEKEEVIRAVETLGDRLDGVRLDTTGSRRGDFRHIVREVRWELEARGYGDVDVFLSGGLGPAELTRLRDVADGFGVGGHVSNADPVDFALDIVEVDGEPAAKRGKLSGTKEVYRTPDGGHHVGLRGRDGPADGESLMEPLIRDGEVVREFDIDDAAGRALADATQVGFGGE
- a CDS encoding Hvo_1808 family surface protein — its product is MRAAFPVLMAAMLALAGCSAPTAVPSPGDDWSYPEDPPSDRLGWEAGVWWNESIDVNQSDGLDAAEREALVARTMARIERIRGLEFRERVPVEVISRAEYRERSVFGGDRSDGYGAWHNQVWEAALIVGEDRDVAREFDALYGGSVQGYYTPSEDRIVVVSDADEPRIDRATLAHELVHALQDQHFGFVGTRTRDAGLAHNGLTEGDARYVETRYLDRCAAGPGNETATGAVGWACVPRPERAGGGGGGEPVNQGLFTYVYQPYADGPAFVHRLRERDGWAAVNDAYDDRPVSTEQTIHPERYPADRPEEVTVPDRSGGRWSRFDLDRPTERLGEAGLFATFWYNDYAGGDHLADDLPYSTRNYTAGPSDGWAGDRLVPYRRGDGEHAAYGYVWAIRFDSVAEAVEFRRSYRAMLQLRLGARVVDREAGMYRVPDGPFADAFRIERDRRTVVITNAPTVSALDAVRDPPG
- a CDS encoding Hvo_1808 family surface protein translates to MRRSAPHPLSRLAALVFALALVCTAAAAPLAVATPPAADAGTDRLANGSATAAQQEAPPDPDSDVIGWEGGYWHNESIDVDQSDGLSDEELDAYVARGMARVEYLRDAEFDGDVPVSVISREEYRNRSGGGPNANRTEYNRWNDQVWEGLFIVGESTGSGDAIGETAGSSVLGFYSPAQDQITIVTDSPDSPTINNATLIHELVHALQDQRYDLTNETYRASTQDGDLAVDGVVEGEANYIETNYAQRCGDEWECVDTPQASGGGGGGGNGPNLGILLTLLNPYSDGPVYVNEIVEEGGWDAFEERFRDPPVSSEQVIHRTDETPRPIEFDDEGTNGWSTFPRENPQLGQNGSDTVGEASIYAMFWYQAREYRADTINPNGLFQTSGPYDTYNYDAEPSSGWANDRLFPYRNGEGDDAEYGYVWLTEWDTEADAREFHDTYLRMLDAHDVRETGEGYYVVPDGPFEDAFLVRLDGERVTIVNGPTVDDVRDIRPSLEPADTDTAENGDGADATATPSDTDAGDGGDNAGDDSGDNAAAGDDTSGTTEVGGAGFGFGVAAVAVAFAGLLARRRR
- a CDS encoding cysteine hydrolase family protein encodes the protein MAPDQDAFDPDRTAVVVVDMQNGFCHPDGSLYAEPSETAIDPVGTLVERATDAGAPVVYTRDVHPPEQFEDAHYYDEFDRWGEHVVEGSWDAELIDDLPAEDADHVVEKHTYDAFYRTDLEGWLDAHGVDDLLICGTLANVCVLHTAGSAGLRDYRPVVIEDALGYITEDHREYAVEHADWLFGETATLEDVAFV